In the Ammospiza caudacuta isolate bAmmCau1 chromosome 4, bAmmCau1.pri, whole genome shotgun sequence genome, ACAGCCTGGTTGTTCAATGCCTCTTGTGCGTGTTTCATTTTactgctgctgggtttgggatcCTGTTTTTTTCTCTCGGACTTCTCTGGAGAGGGAATATCCACAGTTTTCCTCTCTTCTGTTAAGCCAAGTAATGATTTGCAAGCCGTGTCCTTAATCTGGTTCAAGTTCACTGCTGTGCCACACAGCTGTGCTCCGGTAACCAAAATAGCTGTGTGGGGTACACACACAGATGATGGGAGGGAATGAGAGCCCTTACTGGTAGTGTGCACCCTGCAGTCTTTGACAGATGGAGAAGAGAGTCCTGCTCCTTTGATGGGCATAACAGGACTCAGATTTACTTTCTGAAATATGATCTGTTTATCTCCAGAAGACACTTGAAATGTGAAGGGTCTGGATGCCATTTGTCTTTCATCTACCTCTTGCCACCGAAGTTCTTCCCCTATGCGTTTTTGCTCCTGAGCCTCAACTTCCTTTTTCAGTTTCTGGGCTAGTATTTCTTCTGCTGTTTTAGTTCCTTTTTCTGGCTGTTTGACTTTTTGGAAACTTGATCCTTCTTGGATCTTCTCCTCTGCTGGATGCCGAGCAGCCCCTCCAGCAGAACACAACTGatctttttcctgtggctgttCCAaggatttttcttgttttggcTGAAGATTTTGTCCTTCTGTGTCTACCTTCTGCTCATGtccattttgttccttttgctGCTTCAGTTCATCTTGTAGTACACAGTCTGAACTTTCCATGTGCATTTGTTTTGTGAGTTTGTGTTTCCTCTGCTCTTCCCGTTTCTTTTTCTTGTCTGTCACTTGCTGGGGTTGttccttctctgtcttttctttctccttcaaaTGCTGTCTTTGTTCCTCCTGCTTCTTCTCTTGTTTGAGGCTCTCAGGCTCTTTCTCCTGCTTTAGTTTTATTTCAGCTTCTTCAAGCTCTTTCTCTTCTAGTTCTTGTTGCTgtatttcttccttattttctttcttgagctctgtTTGTTCCTCCAGCcagtttctttcttcttccttttgaCTCTCTTTTTCAGTCCCATGTTGCTTTAATTCTTTTGGTGCTTGTCtcttctgctcctccagctcttgTCTCTGTTTCCCCTCCAGATCCTTGTGCTTCTGCTCTTCCCATTCCTGATGCTTCTGCTCCTCCAGTTCCTGATGTCTCTGCTCTTCCTGTTCCTGGTgcttctgctcctccagctctcGTCTCTGTTGCTCTCTCTGTTCCTggttcttctcttcctcctgctttaGTCTTTGCTGTTCCTCCCTTTGCTGGTGTTGCTGCCTGTCCAGCTCTCGTCTCTGATGCTCTTGTTGTTCCTTGAGCTTTTGTACTTCCAGCTCTTGTCTCTGTTGCTCCTCCTGTTCCttgagctccagctcctccaacTCTCGTCTCTGTTGTTCCTCCTGTTCCTTGAGTTTCTGCACCTCCAGCTCTTGCCTCTGTTGCTCTTCTTGTTCCTTGAgcttctgctcctccagctctcGTCTCTGTTGTTCCTGCTGTTCCTTGAgcttctgctcctccagcttTTGTCTCTGTTGTTCCTCCTGTTCCTTGAGCTTCTGCACCTCCAGCTCTTGTCCTTGTTCCTGCTGTTCCTTGAGCTTCTGCTCCTCCATCTCTTGTCTCTGTTGTTCCTCCACTTCCCAGTGCCTCTTCTCCTCAAGGTTTTGTCTTTGTTCTTCCTCCAACTCCTTCTGCACCTGCTTGTCCAGCTCTTGCCTTTTTTCAGCCTTCATCagtcttctttcttctttatgGCATGTTTGCTCTTCTATTTTCAATGTCTCTTCTTCAGGGAGGTATTGCCTCCTCTCTTCTTCACAGCgtcttttttcctgttcttttcgCATCTCCTCAAGTTCTTGGCaccttttttcttccatttctctttGTTCTTCCATTTCTACAATCTGTCTTATCCTTTCAGCTTCAATGATACCCAAGTGATCTTcaattcttttttcctctgccaGGTGAAGCTGCTTCTGCTCATCTCTGTCCTGGATTAGCTTGTCTGCTGTGAAGCGTCCATTATAACCTGGGTATATGTCCTCATACAGCTGAGTTTCTAGGTCCTCTGGCTCAAATTCTGTTATTGTTAAACTTTGTGATCCCTAAAATTGGAGACAAGTTTGGAGTTACTGAACATTGCCTGTTGGCTTGTTATCCTTCACAGTGAACCAAGAGttgcaaatgcaaaaaaaccccaatttaaACAGTGATTGAGATGAGCCAACATATCCCACCCCAAGTTATGGATTACATCATCACATGTATCTCCCCTATTCCAATGatagcctttaaaaaaaagaaaacatcctgAGAGTGACAGCAGTATAACAACAAATATTGAATCACTATTTGGTGTTCATTGGGACCTGCCATTTTAAATTTGCAGAAGCCCAAGGAACAGAGCATGAGTTTCATATGCCTATTCTTCTGCTACTTAGAACTCCATCCTTTAAGCCTGAAATAATTAATGCCTGCTTAGGGGCATTGTTTTGCCAGTTCTTTCATTTCAAATTTGATACTTGCAGAGACAGAGCTGTTGCCTGCAGAGAAAAGCTCTGCAAAGCTAGCCAGGAAAGAACACTCCTCAGGGAAAcaaaatttgctttcttttcacaAATCCTGAGCCAGGATATCTTCCTCATTAGCTGTGCTGAGACTCCAGTGCTATTGTAGGAACCGTGGGAACATGTATGGATAGCACAGCCAGAGCTTCCCAGGAATACTGCTCTGTTCTGCACCTGAAGAGTGCTTCCCTTTGGAAAACAGCTCAGCTAATGTCCTGTCCAGCCATCATTTGTTGAGCCATCGTTTGGCTCCAGTTAACCATTGTATAAACAAGAggtttaaatttaatttcttcattacAAAAGTGATAAATGCAAGTACAGTGGTGCAGAAGAAAGGGAAGTGGCCTCTCCTGAGCCCTGTGTAGTTGAATAGTCTTGTCCCATTTACAAGAACTAATAAGATGTTaggataaaaatcaaaacagatgTGCAGTAAGTGCACAAAGCTACAACTTTATATTTCTCTCTGTAGCTGCTGCAAGAGCTACATTGCTTGAGTCTTATTCCTTCTTATAAGGCAAAGCTATTATCCCTGTCAGAATCCATGCCCAGTTGAGAGAATCTGATTTTTTCCCAACCAAATTTTGCACCATCTGATTGCCTATATCAGAGCAGCACTAACAGCAGCACATATCTTTAGACTTTTATGACCTAAAGTTTTTACTAGAAAAACTAGAATCAGAAAACTCTCATAATGTAAAACCCTAGTGGAAGAACTTCAGGATTAATTAGTAGTTGTCTCAACTGGCAATATGAAAACTTTTTTGCATCTTCTCTCCAGCTAGGGTTTCAagtaaataacagtgttaatcAGATCCAAGTCCTCTGCCTATAGACCCTGGTACACTCATTTATGGTTATTTTGTACCCAGTTTCAAAAATAATCTCCCTCCTCTCGCTGTTTGGCCAGTTATTTAATACCTTTGTCAATCTCTTGTGCTGTCTTGACATCCTCTGCTTTTTTGGCTTCACTGACAGTTTGTGCTTAGCTGCACTGTTGTCCAGACGAGCAAGAGCCTGAGGAACTGAATCCAAATTGATTGTTTCGATTGTGCCAGAACAGGAAAACTGCCTTTTTGGCCGAGCTGACTTCATTGGAGTGAGCTGTTTGTATCACAAACACAAGAAATCATTATTAAGCTATTTGTaccattaaataaataaagacgtaaataaataaataaattacacacacacacatgcatctTAGCAAGTTTGAATTCAAAAGAATTATTAGAAGAAAACATTAGAAACCTTGGCTTTTCATTATACAAATTACATACTTCGGACATAAAAGTTGCAGTTCtaatattttcctattttcagtACTACATATTTTGATAGTTTTCACATAAAAATTACTTAGATGATTCTATTGAAGTTTTTTCACAGTTTAACTCCACTCTGAACTTGTTGGGAATGGGAAAGGCACAGGCAAGGTTTTAAGCAACATCAAACCCTGGGACATTTTAAAGTTTGCTTactgggaaaaataatttaaataatttagatTTAGGCAGAAGCAAATCAGATTGACTTATCTCAGCTTCATAATAGAACAGCTACAGAGCTGTACTCTCTGCATAGGAGATGACTGCAGCATTGGATCTCTGACTGGCACAGTGCCTGTGGAAAACCTTCCCTCCAGAGCCCTGTGGAATTGTCCAAGACAGCTCCAAACAGCAAAATACTAAAGTAAGGCAACATTGGCTTTGATGGGTGCTTTATTTCTTGTGCCCTTCAAATACTTGGGTTCAGAAAGTGCAAATATAAGCAAACGGATTCAGTGAGACTCTTTTGGTGAATAAATAGTGGAACTGTATGTCTAGGCATGTAAGAATGAGCCTGTCATCTGTCTCTTCCATAAGTCATCAAACTATCATCCCAAGACTTGCATTTGGCATAAcacaaatggaaaaagaagacagaggaaaaaaaggggggggaaaacATCTTCTGTAAGGAAAGAAATCACATACATTGTTTTCAAGACAGCTCTGTAATCTTCTGAGGTTAAACATATGCTAATCAGGGAACCAATTACTTAAAAGCTGAGGGAACATTTTGCATATGCTTATTGAATTACATGCAGGCATAACAAAGTATTAGAAGTACTTATGAAAATTATGACTCTGTGATTAATACATCAAATAGAGGAATGCTGCAAGACTGGCAGAGACTGGGTTCTGCTGTTTCCTGCAATCAGCTCTTAAGATTTCTCAGTCTTAGTTATTGCTAGCTCCAAAAGTGCACAGCATTCACAAAATATTGGATGATCAGTCAAACAACGTATGAAAACAGAAACTGTCAGGCTTCTAATATCTAAAATTAGAATGTAACTCAGTGCAAACCAAGTATGAAagtttttttaccttttcttccatttcataTCCTGTTCcaagaaaattcatttttctcaaGAAATCTGGAGTGTCAG is a window encoding:
- the CRACD gene encoding capping protein-inhibiting regulator of actin dynamics isoform X1, with translation MINLFKKPYKKKAGKFQPFKKLFGKRKKREPASECEEPKLKPSHSFGSICNGAFSLDGEPDGGLRSSHYSMGSRAFSHDSIFIPDGRTDSEQAIQAMSQENVLGKVKILQQQLAKNIKFGQPPQMTISARTMGEANASTEDDALLSSPTETEAQQDTVISDCSNKSADTPDFLRKMNFLGTGYEMEEKLTPMKSARPKRQFSCSGTIETINLDSVPQALARLDNSAAKHKLSVKPKKQRMSRQHKRLTKGSQSLTITEFEPEDLETQLYEDIYPGYNGRFTADKLIQDRDEQKQLHLAEEKRIEDHLGIIEAERIRQIVEMEEQREMEEKRCQELEEMRKEQEKRRCEEERRQYLPEEETLKIEEQTCHKEERRLMKAEKRQELDKQVQKELEEEQRQNLEEKRHWEVEEQQRQEMEEQKLKEQQEQGQELEVQKLKEQEEQQRQKLEEQKLKEQQEQQRRELEEQKLKEQEEQQRQELEVQKLKEQEEQQRRELEELELKEQEEQQRQELEVQKLKEQQEHQRRELDRQQHQQREEQQRLKQEEEKNQEQREQQRRELEEQKHQEQEEQRHQELEEQKHQEWEEQKHKDLEGKQRQELEEQKRQAPKELKQHGTEKESQKEEERNWLEEQTELKKENKEEIQQQELEEKELEEAEIKLKQEKEPESLKQEKKQEEQRQHLKEKEKTEKEQPQQVTDKKKKREEQRKHKLTKQMHMESSDCVLQDELKQQKEQNGHEQKVDTEGQNLQPKQEKSLEQPQEKDQLCSAGGAARHPAEEKIQEGSSFQKVKQPEKGTKTAEEILAQKLKKEVEAQEQKRIGEELRWQEVDERQMASRPFTFQVSSGDKQIIFQKVNLSPVMPIKGAGLSSPSVKDCRVHTTSKGSHSLPSSVCVPHTAILVTGAQLCGTAVNLNQIKDTACKSLLGLTEERKTVDIPSPEKSERKKQDPKPSSSKMKHAQEALNNQAVLAEWASIRSRILKNAENNKYNERDRGTACRHSDDWTPRGGRGAPHGNLRKTLSANAKFSITPAWQKFSDASKTNSDTESVNVAKGNETVAVGRTTGSSADSKEDVVSTFKDHLAEKLKEKMETHREVTDNTEGCKFAKDLPSFLVPSFPHSMGKELPQPELPNALENQQSNSTKKADKPSPNGEENVSPFGIKLRRTNYSLRFHYDQQVEQKKKKRYSAGDSFDGVPDPLTSTEGEKESSVFTSQESTSPGTGRANIPGNLKESSVTVVEFSAPVGTPATSQSALPAHEKPACKSLVPQKPALAPKPTSQTPPSSPLSKINRSNLSEMLGQRVAKAESEGGWRKEDRANAAQPIPSNDYKNEEEEIKEKKSFFPSLSIPWREKNDKKPEPLKKEKPVLQSRHSVDGSKLLEKVETSQPLWITLALQKQKGFREQQATREERRQAREAKQAEKLAKENAAVSNQSDNKSSSSKTSTLQKSTTQEGEKKIETAVSRLERREHLKKSNTLPTSVTVEISDSVPSTPVTKEVAKRFSTPDANPVSTEPAWLALAKRKAKAWSDCPQIIK
- the CRACD gene encoding capping protein-inhibiting regulator of actin dynamics isoform X2 produces the protein MGSRAFSHDSIFIPDGRTDSEQAIQAMSQENVLGKVKILQQQLAKNIKFGQPPQMTISARTMGEANASTEDDALLSSPTETEAQQDTVISDCSNKSADTPDFLRKMNFLGTGYEMEEKLTPMKSARPKRQFSCSGTIETINLDSVPQALARLDNSAAKHKLSVKPKKQRMSRQHKRLTKGSQSLTITEFEPEDLETQLYEDIYPGYNGRFTADKLIQDRDEQKQLHLAEEKRIEDHLGIIEAERIRQIVEMEEQREMEEKRCQELEEMRKEQEKRRCEEERRQYLPEEETLKIEEQTCHKEERRLMKAEKRQELDKQVQKELEEEQRQNLEEKRHWEVEEQQRQEMEEQKLKEQQEQGQELEVQKLKEQEEQQRQKLEEQKLKEQQEQQRRELEEQKLKEQEEQQRQELEVQKLKEQEEQQRRELEELELKEQEEQQRQELEVQKLKEQQEHQRRELDRQQHQQREEQQRLKQEEEKNQEQREQQRRELEEQKHQEQEEQRHQELEEQKHQEWEEQKHKDLEGKQRQELEEQKRQAPKELKQHGTEKESQKEEERNWLEEQTELKKENKEEIQQQELEEKELEEAEIKLKQEKEPESLKQEKKQEEQRQHLKEKEKTEKEQPQQVTDKKKKREEQRKHKLTKQMHMESSDCVLQDELKQQKEQNGHEQKVDTEGQNLQPKQEKSLEQPQEKDQLCSAGGAARHPAEEKIQEGSSFQKVKQPEKGTKTAEEILAQKLKKEVEAQEQKRIGEELRWQEVDERQMASRPFTFQVSSGDKQIIFQKVNLSPVMPIKGAGLSSPSVKDCRVHTTSKGSHSLPSSVCVPHTAILVTGAQLCGTAVNLNQIKDTACKSLLGLTEERKTVDIPSPEKSERKKQDPKPSSSKMKHAQEALNNQAVLAEWASIRSRILKNAENNKYNERDRGTACRHSDDWTPRGGRGAPHGNLRKTLSANAKFSITPAWQKFSDASKTNSDTESVNVAKGNETVAVGRTTGSSADSKEDVVSTFKDHLAEKLKEKMETHREVTDNTEGCKFAKDLPSFLVPSFPHSMGKELPQPELPNALENQQSNSTKKADKPSPNGEENVSPFGIKLRRTNYSLRFHYDQQVEQKKKKRYSAGDSFDGVPDPLTSTEGEKESSVFTSQESTSPGTGRANIPGNLKESSVTVVEFSAPVGTPATSQSALPAHEKPACKSLVPQKPALAPKPTSQTPPSSPLSKINRSNLSEMLGQRVAKAESEGGWRKEDRANAAQPIPSNDYKNEEEEIKEKKSFFPSLSIPWREKNDKKPEPLKKEKPVLQSRHSVDGSKLLEKVETSQPLWITLALQKQKGFREQQATREERRQAREAKQAEKLAKENAAVSNQSDNKSSSSKTSTLQKSTTQEGEKKIETAVSRLERREHLKKSNTLPTSVTVEISDSVPSTPVTKEVAKRFSTPDANPVSTEPAWLALAKRKAKAWSDCPQIIK